In Cryptomeria japonica chromosome 5, Sugi_1.0, whole genome shotgun sequence, the genomic window GTGGGCCCACCTTTCCTCTTCTTTTTTTGATAAGAGAGGTCATCTAATTTTGTCAATTGGAGCTAAATATCTTCCCAAGATAGAGGGCCTACAATCTTGGTGGAAGGCTAAATTCTCTTTGAGAATAAGTAGGGCGATGCTCATTAAATGCTCCACGATCACTGGCAAGGTGTATGAAACCAAATTTCCATAAAATCTAAGTAAATTTTTTTATCCCCAAGCAAGCTCATATCTTCCTTTTCGACGATAGCCTTATAGCCCACTTGCTTGTTTTGTGTTCGTTTTGGATGGAGGAGTTAATGAATCAATTATCTAATCCTATTTTCACTTCGCTGGAGTGTTTTTGCTTCAATATGGCATGTTTGTAAGGAGTTGTCGGCTTCTTTCATTAATGATTACAGAACAAGTGGTACCGTCTATCATAACCACTACTCCTAGCTTCTCGGCTAAGTTATTTGTGCAAAATCATTCTCTCTTCATTCCATCTCGAAAAAACAAAGCTCTAGTTTTCTCTTCAAGATGACAGAATCTTTAGAAGACCCCCCTAAAATTATCATTCAAATTTTCCCAGACCCAATAGCCTGCTTTGGGGTTGACACTCCAATTTCCCTAACCAATTCTAATTGACAATGCACCTTCAAGGACATTTTGGATTTGAGGCTTAAGCGAATTCTTCGCATTGTCAATCCTATGGTGATTCTGGAAACAAAGACGGTGCTTGGACAAGGTCACTTGGATAGGAAAGAGTACTATAGATATAATACCCAGATTTCATCCAGATTTGTTGCTTCTTTGTTGTTTTGTGGTTTCTCTAAAGAAGAGGCTAGGGCTTTAGCCACATAATTGTTTGAGGTTGTTTTGCTTGGTGGTTTAGACAAAACCTTAATATATTCTTTGAAGGGTGTGGGCTCACCTAGACTAGGGGACCTTGCAGCTTTGCGTGAACTTTGTGACACCGTCAATTTCTACCAGCTTCTTTTAGACCTAAAATGACCAATGCTCAAAACCTACAGACAGTATGCTTGCATGGCGAGAGATTACCTcaaatggagggttctcactaaCATGTCCTAGGACCAGGATAAGGAGCTAATTTTTAAAGATTTTGCCATTCTAAATGACTTCCCGGAGGTTGATCAGGAGAGTGGAGTTGGGTTGgctgaagaccaaaatgcagaAGAAGGTGGCAATGGGATTGGTGAAGGATTGGCGGTTCCTCTTATGGAAAATGAAGGAGTTTGCGGCCAAGGTCCCTCTTGCAGGGGTCAAACTAGATCAGGTAGTTGTGGTTGGGGTCATGGGCATAGCAGAGGCAGAGGCTGCCCTCCAACCCATAGAAATGGTGGCTAAGTTGGAACCTCTCTAGATAGCCAAGAACATAGGGCTTTAAGCTAGGTTTTAGCTCTGCTGATTAGAACTtagattcttttgaaatctttttgatcttttgttttatCAATACATTATGAACTTGGTGGAGGTATGAATCCTCTATTTTGTTTTCTGTTCGAATTCCCTGTTCAAACTCGTTTTATGTCTGCCTGAAACTGCTTGTATgatattattttgtatttaatattttaatgaatataATACCTCTCGCCTATgcttttttgatttaaaaaaaaaagatttacgtTCATACAAGATTTAAGAAAACGTGTTGACAGATAAAATAACCAGACCTCGTGGACAAGTTCCATGCCTCCGCACCAACTAGATGGCCACATGCGGTTGTTCTCACCATTCAtagactatttttttttttggtcgaTAATAGGTAGAGCTAGGAAAGTAtattgattttaaagaaaatttacACAAAGAAACCACTGATTTCTACAATGATCTAGTAGGGCATAAAAACTGTGGATATAAAGTTATGTCCATGAGCATGCATAGAAGGAGAAAACCACATCCAAAACCCTAAAATTATCTAAACTTAGCGTGGGTTTATCCTTTTCAGATGAAATCTATAAAAGATTTATCAAAATTTATAAGTCTGAGACTTCGTTATTGTTTCTTTTAGAAGATTTAGATTAACATTGAAAATCAAAAGAAGAGCCAACTATGTGCTCTGTAACAACCTCAAAAATGAACATACTAATTGAAAACCTATCTATTTAATCCTCTCCTCAAGGCATGAGAGGAGGCATTGGAGCACGACCTCTTCCAAGTCCCCTTCGTGGAGGACGACCCCTTCCTCTTCTAGTAGCATGATCAGTCCCTCGTCCACCACCTCGCCTTCTCTACTCCGCATGGGAATCCTTTGCTTCTGGTTTGGGTGGAAGAACACCATTGAGTCTAGCAAAGTTCAGGAATTCTTCTTCTCTGCTCGTGTCTTCTGGATTGTCACCCAGAAACCTCCATTTTAGAAACCTTAGGGCCATGGCGGCAAAGGATCTAAGTTTTTGAAGGTCCTTTCCCGTCAGGTCTAgcaaaaaaagataaaattttatcaCCTCTCCCGGGACATTGAAAAGAATTCTCTCACTTGGACGCGGAGCACCagaatcatattgttctttgtttagAATTTCTTGCAATTCAAGCAAGATGTCTCCTGGGAAGAGTCGTCTGGTAAGGTTCCAGACTCCCTATTTTTCAAACTTGAGGTCCATCAGGGAGGCAACAAACCGAGACAAAATATTCGTATTGTCTCGAGGGTATTCATCTCTGCTAATATGCCCACTCCCAAGAATGAGCTTAACGGCCATGATGACTGTTGGCTCTGGAACTAAGAGGAGCCTCTTCAATCTCAAGTTTGTGATTTGTCTAAAAGAGACTTGACGGGCCTCTTCAATCTCAAGTTCGTGATTTGTCTGAAAGAGACTTGACGGGTTGAAGCAAGAGTGAGATGGGGCTATCCGCTCCATTCATAGACTATTGATTTAAACCAATATTAGAATAAATCCACACGGATTTAACGTGATCTGATTTTCATTTCCTACACGAATGTAATTTCTTCTAACCTCTAACGCtttcaaaacacaaaaaataaaagtACAGCTACTGAGATCATATGTAAAAATGTTCAACGATTTTACAAAATGTGATCTGATTTATGCAACAATCTATATTCAAATGTTATTGAGAATACTACAAGGCCTCTGAAATACTGTCAAAACATATAGCCATTTAAAGCgtacaaaatatttttcaacccaCGAACTCTATTATCTTCCAGAGGAATATCAAATAAAACAAGCTAACAACACAACTGAAAATAAAAAACAGAGAAAGGAATCTTAGCTCAAAGTAAAACCCAGAAACAACCAAATCAAATGACGATTGATGAATTTGTGAAATCGAAGCCACCCCAAGACATCCACAATAGATATAGAACATTAAAGTTAAGTACAAATCCTATTTACTTTATGAATAGATTTCACATGCCAAGTATGTATTGACACAGATTTGTTTCAGGTTCTTCGCAGCTGCTTCATCCACTTGGTActaaaatacaatcaaagaaaaagaaatcaaagaGCCCAGATGACTAAGCTTTTAATTCAATCAAACCCTAAGAGTCAAAGTCAAACTCACATTTGATTGAGCTTTTTTTATTAGCAAACTCCATAAAAAGGcaaatatgcaatacaaaacaCAAAGAGAATTGACACATTAACTCGATGCAAATGGttttcttctaatttcaacttCTATTGCAAACCCCGCAAAAAAAAAAcctatttaaaaaaagaaaaaccaTTTTTATTAGAATCCTCAATAAAAGTGGCAATTCTACAAAACAATACCCGCAACAATTTTACATCTTACGGATGCAAAAAGGATTCTTCCAATGTAAATTTTATTCACAGTAAGTGCAAACCCAccgaaaactgattttttttcatattaatccttttattcagAACTCCATAAAATGGTGATTTAATTGACATCTCCTGTAAAAGAAATTGTTTTCTTTTTTCTCAAAGTAAAACTAAACAAAAGATTACTGTAGACCCAACTATTAAATTCTAATGTGTGAAAGTTTTTACAGTTTGACAACCCAAGAGGCATGATTATATGTCCTCTGAAGCAATTCATCCATAGAGGGAGAATCTGGGAGTTCAAAGTTTTGTAGAGAAATTTAACTGTAATTTTTTTTGTAGGGAATAGTATGGGTATATAAATTTCAGTATTTCATTTTTCTTCTAAGTATACATGTAAATTGTAAAATAATTATCTTCACACTCATGCATGAAAGTAAATGTAATGCCACTATCTGATAGCTATCAACTTGCTAGAAGCACCAATAAACGATGGAAACTCTGCATCACACTCTCCACTTCACCCCTCGCAACCATTAGTCTCTCCACTTCACCTTTCCTGCACATCGCGATGTCATCTATCGCGCAGAGGTATCTAGAATGTTGGGTGTAGAAACATATGGCTATCCATTTACCTGCTTCCATCTCCCCACTAAATTGACACTGATCAATATTCAATCGCTTAAATGAGTTACATTTTATAAGCAAACATAGCATCATGGCAATGCCATCGGAGGAATGGTTGAAGAGATTACAGATGAATTCCTTGTTGTAGATAAATTCCTCTTTAGCAAAGGAGTGGACGTCAGAGAGATTGGAAAAGGCTGAAGAGTTTATAAGTGACCCTGCACCAGCGACTGCCTTTGCAGATATTGTTATTTCTTCTGGCCATTTCTGTCCAAAGAGGAAAGTGAATATTCATGATGATTGTGAGATGAACAATAATTAGAATTATATATTTCTGAAAACAACTATTACCTGAATCGTTTGAATGCAAGGCAAAATAGCTGATATCTTCTTTACTACGAGTTGAACACGTCTCAATCTTTGTAGGTGCTCCCAGCTTTTTGTGCCCGACACCTCCCAACATTTACCCTCTACCGTAAGCATCTCCAATGATGTGCAGTGTTGTAAACCTTGTATCGTCTCAACTTTGTTGTCACCTTGTAGTCTAAATACTTTCAGTGAAGATAATTTATAGAAACTTGGAAGTGTGTCCAACTCTGGACAGTGTATTAGCATCAGATATTGAAGGTTTACCATgccaccaataccacttatgttcCTTAGCAATCCACAATAGTCGACCCAGATTTCCTCCACTGCTGTTGGTAGAGTGTCGACCTCCATTAGATGGTTATTATCCCAAAGTCTGAGAATTTTAAGGCGGGGACAACAGTCATCAAAAATTGTAATCTTTGACACTCTAGTTGACGCCAGCTCTATTTCCTTGAGATTGCCAAACAACGAAGTAAATGGGCCCCGCCCAAACTCCAAATTGCCGATTGGGCAATTATTTATTTTCAGAGTCTGAAGATTAGTCAGCTGCTTTAATGATTTTGGTAAAGATTGTACTCCTAAATTCTCTAATGTCAATCGTTCTAAAAGAGTAAGGCTCCCCATAGAATCTggtagagattgcatctggaataACCCTTCATTTGGACATATCGTCATCACTCTCAACTTGCTCAGCTGACCGATGTTAATTGGGAGCTCTCTTAACCTCGTCCCCTCTAAGTGGAGCTCACTCAAGGAAGCCTGGTTTGAGATGTGACGGGGCAGCTCCTCCAATTGTGTGCACTGATTAAGATTCAAATACTGCAACCTTGTCATGTTTTCGAGGATGTCTGACTGTAAGGTGAGTTGGTCACACCTCTGTAAATCAAGATGTTGTAGGAGCGTGAACTGCTTACAAGAATTTGGCAACGTCTTCAATGCAACAGAACCACTCAAATCTAGATGCCTTAAGTTTGTCAAATGGCCAAAACAACTAGGTAGCGATAATAGACTCTCACAGTTTTGCAATTCTAGGTGCTCCAGTGATTGAAGACAGCAAAATTCCTCTGGCAAACTCTTCAAATTGCCCCTAGATAGGgatatcttcttcaaattcttGAGATCTCCTATGCACTTTGGAATTTCTTTTAATTTAGGGCAAGAAGAAACAATCAACACTCTTAGCCGTACTGGAGCCTACAACCAATTTTAAATTCAATTAAGGGGAAGATAAGAATAATTAATTCAAATTATAAGGATTGGAGAGAACCGTAGAGGAAAGATACTTACTTCCACTCCATCCTTCCACAAGCCAACTATCTCAGGGCAATCATAAAGTTCTAAAACCCTTAAATTTTTCAACGACATCCATGATGGAAGATTTCTATGAGCAATTCTGGTGCAGCTAAGCCATGCCAACTCTCTTGATAATTTGGCAATGTGTAAATTGTTTCCAAAGTTTTCTCCTACCACAAAAATTTTTAATCCATAAAAGAAAGGGCTTCTAATTATTTTGAGCCCACCTGGCCATATGCTTGTATTGAACACGGAGTTAGGAAACTTGTGAGCATCATTAGTTGTTACATTCAATATCATTCCTCTGATCTGGATAGAGAAAAGCAAAATCAACAAACATAAAATGGGATTAGGTAAACATACAATTTGacaaacaaacaaaataaacaagTTTCAATGCCATGATTTCTATTTTTCTAGCATCATAGAAAACAAATTATTAACCTCACCTGCTCTTGTTTGTTAATCAACATAACCTGATTTGGAGACCATAGACGATGAGGtgaaagagtacttgcaatatccCTACCTAACTCTCTTAGGTGGTCATGCATTCTTATCTCATTCTCATGAACAAACTCAACAAGACACTTATTCACAAGCCTCTCCCAACCCCACAGACCACTCCAGCCTGATCCTTCCCATACTGCAATAGCAATCATCTTGTTTTTGCCAATGAAGAAACAAGCTACATCTAAGAACATTTGTTGCTCTTCTTTATCTAGAGCATCATAGCTCACCCTCAGCCTATTTAGAATATCATCAGGCAATATTCTAGAAATTTTATGCAATGCATCCTCCCACAAATCTTTATTAGAGCAACCATGAAGCTGACCTCCAAGCACCTTTAAAGACAAGGGTAACCCATTGCTAACACTTACAAATTTTTCAAGAAGATCTTCAAACCCTGACAATGGAGAAGGTTGTAAGAATGCATGCCAACAAAAAAGCTGCTGGGCTTGAGACTTATTCATtgatttcatttcataaatacaagaGATGCCCCAAATCTTGAGAAGTTCCTTGTCCCGTGTTGTGATAATGATCAAACTCCCAGATGCAAGGCTATTCTTTCCTGGCAGTAAAACTTCTAGCTGATCCCTATGATCCACGTCATCCAAAATGATAAATACAGTAAGAGATCTCAAATAATTAGAGAGAATCACCTTGCCTTGTTCTATACTGTCAAATGGTTGATCATTGAATTTAAACCCCAAATCTTTAAGGAGTTGTCTCTGCTTATCATGTAATTCGTTTTTGCATGCAGCATTTCTAACATCAAAAACAAAACTAGATTTTTCTATACATGAACTTTTTTCATTATATAATGCTTTTGCCAGAGTGGTCTTCCCAGACCCACCCATACCCCAAATTCCTACAATCTGAACATTAGAATGATTTTTTGCAGATTCACTAATTGTCGTTTCAAAATCTGCTACAGCTTCTTTGAGACCCACAGGATGTGTTGCTACCTCTAATGGTACtcttttcattattttcaataCACGATTCACAATATTCTTCAACACCCTTTGCTTTTGCTCCTCTCTAAACAATGATGAAACACGGTTTTTGGAAGGAAAAAAAACGAAGAAACATCAATAAGCAGTGATGACTCAATCAAGGATAAGTACAAATAAGAAGTAGAAAAATGTTGTATGGAAGGGAAGTTATGGTAACAGATGTACAGAAGAGGGAGAGATTATGTTGCTTACTCATCACTATTGATGATTTCGCCCTCATAAAATGAGGCATTGTAGAGTGCCGTCTTCCACTCCTCGAGCTTGTCTGTATGTCTACCCTTCTCTTCATACTCCATAAACGAAGATTCGTAGATTCCTTTCAAATGGCGGAGATGGGCAGGTTCAACTTGGTAGAAAATAGGAATAATAGGTGTGCCAGTCTTGAGCATATAGGATAGCTCGGCAAGACACCAAGGCGATTTTGTGTATGTCTCAGAAAATATTGCTATATGAAGAGAAGCCCTAGACATCGCTTGTTGTAGTTCTGTAGGGAAGTAATCTCCCAACTCAAGATTTTCAGAATCAAGAAAGACCTTGAGACCCATGGCATGGAGGGCATTGTAGATGTCTCTAGCAAGCTTGTCTTTTACATCGGGTCCCCGATGATTAATAAAAACATCGTAGGGCGACTTCTGCAATGGAAGTGCAGATGCAGATGCAGATGCAGGTGGAAATGGTGGAGCAAGGCCATCAAAAGCATTTCCAATCTCAATCTCTGGTTGATGAGAAGTAGAAGCCATGGAATCGGATTCAACAGAGGAAAGCAATGGAGGCAGGGGCAATGGTGAGGAAGTCAGAGTACTCGACTTGGTAGCGCAGGGAGAAACGGGGGAGTTATATATAAGTAAAAAGGGGTAAAAGGGAAATATCCCCATAAACAAGAGAATTGCCTGAATTGGCTCAAACAGCTGTCGTCCCCACGGAACGGATTTACCTATTCCAACCTGTGTCACCATGGATGTCGTTTGTTGGGAAGACGGCTTTATTTTGATTTTGAGTCACGTAATACTGGAATCTCTAATACAACCAAGTCCTCCAATGAAGAATCGATCGCCATGTATATGGACGTCGTTTGATTGTTTTTTACTACAAAACAGTTCAATTATGCCCGTATGCATTGTAGATGGCTCCGCGGTCCTCTTAATACCAAACAATAGGATAAAACAGTATGCATTGTAGATGGCCCGGCGGTCCTCTTAATACCAGTCTTTTGTTACAGAGTGCCAAACGGCTACCATCTTGGACTAGGAAGACGAACAAATATTTTCTCAGGGGATAAAACTTAGGTACCCATCTTATCACAAGATAAACCGAATAAAATCGAATAAATTTGTATGCACAAGAAGACATTTTATCAATATTTAAGTAGACTGGAACTATGTGCCTCAATTTTTTTCTCCCACTATTCCACGGCAGGGGTTTCATGAAGCTCTTGAAAGAAAACTGTACGATTAGTTAATAATTTTTTAACTGGCAGTCTCACGGTTTTGCCGTGCAACATTTAGTCTATATGTGGGAGTTCTTTTTGTTCCTTTATGAGAAGAGAAACAAGAATGAAGTCAAACTGAAAGTGGGTCAGGGGGACaaagtaattattattattttttaaataggaggaaaaaaaataaaattaatttttttaattgtaaaaagCAAAAGATTAATTTCCTTAAGAGCTCGTTTTGCCATGGTTGCTATTATCATTTCAGATTTATTTGAGTTTGTTCCTCTTTTCCCTTTTTCCTTGATTCTAGGACCCTTAATTCTAGATTGAAACTATTCTAACATTGTTTCTTCTAGGATCATAGCTTCATCAAAATCTAACTCTCCCAAATTCTCCACTTCACCTTCCGATGATGTTATCCCTTCAGTTGATTCCATGCAAAATCTTCTAATTGGGTCCTTTCTTTTTAGAATTAGAGTTCTCCTCTGTTTGTTAGAGAGGTGAGAGaactttttgtttatgtttttaaGCCTTTTGAATCCTCTCTCTTGTCCTTCTCTTTCTAAAGGCATTCTCTCACCATTTTTTGCCCCATTATTAATGCCATCTTTCTTTATCTTTTCATCCTTATCTACATCTTTACTGCCTCTATTGCCTCTTCCTATCACCCAATCTTCAATGACAAGATGATCTCCTTTATGTTCTCCATCATTGATGTTGAGCTATTTTTCCTGCATGTCTGCCTTATGTTCCAATCCTTCTTTTCCTAAACCTTCTTTCGACAAATTTTCCCACTTCGCCTCTGAAGTCTCCTTACTTTTTATCCTAGATCCATTCTTAAATTCCTCCAATTGTTGATTAATGGTCTCCCTTAATTCTTTTGTATCCTTTAGAAGTACCACTAACTCCACCTCCTAGTCCCTTTCATTGCTTGGGAATAGGTCTACAATCCTTTCACCCATCTGAGTAGTTCTATTCACATCCTTATCCACCACCTTTCCAAATGACGATTGTTTCCTTTTTTTAAAGGAACCCATTATTTTCCTCTGAATGGAGAACTTTTGCTTCTGGTCTTGAAACATGTAAGTCAATATCCTTTTGTTTTGAATGGAGATATTTTATCTCTTGCCATCTAGCCACTTGCATATTCCCTCTTAGTAGGCATTTTCCTGGTTGTTTATCCTACAAGAGGTTGACCTTTTGTTTCCATCTTCCCATATCAAAAATAATTTCTAGTTCCTTATAAATGCCTACATCTAGATCTATTTCTACACAAATATTTCCAACATCCCCTAAGTTGTCATTAAGGAAATCTTCTTCCACTTCTAGGAAGGAGCCAAGGGCATCACTTATCCATGTAATGGCCTCCCCACTTCAGTATTTTGTTGGTCATCTTACTAGACTAAGCCACTTAGCTACCTTATTTATCTTATATTTTAAAGGTTCATTTGGAGTCAAATTTGTTTTGTGGAAACTAGACCCTTTAAAAAAACTTGGCCTCCCATAAGAATATTTCCAGTTTCAAATTTATATCTATGCGTTCTAGAAGAAAAAATCCATTTTGCAAAGGATATACACATGCCTTTTTTGGGTAAGCCTTCATCCACCATTCCATTATCTCCATCTCATTTCCATTTTCGCCACATCATTTGACTATTAGagctatctctttcaaatgattaaCTATAGGGGCCATTAGTTCTGATGGCATTACAAAGAGTTTACTGTCAAGGCTTTTTTTCTTTCATACTCCTTTTCTTGCATTTTGCATTCTCTACAACCCACTCACCTTTCTATTTTCCTTTTCAAAAACCTTATTTGAATCCTATTTGATTAATATGAGAACATAGATCCTTGTCCATTCCTAGGCCAATTCTTCCCCTCTTGAGGATGACCAAAAGGTCGATATTCATTCTTGTGGTTCTCCTAGAGtaaatttttttgatgttttgagtGTATCCCAAACCTTTTTTTccctttctcttctcttttcccAATCAAGATTTTGTTTGCACCCAAAGCCAGAGTATTTCTCTTCCCATGATGGTTTACCACAACATCTTCcctactatctcttttatccttcaaACCCTCCAGCCTTTGCTGCCTCTACAGATCGAACCAATTGTAGCCCCTATTATATGTTTTTGGCTATTGAATCCTCGGGTTCCTTTGGAAATGTGTATATTGTTTCTTCTGGGCATCTGACCAATATCCCCACCAAAAATTCCTGACCATTGTCTCATAGCCTCTACTCTCTTCTGCTCAAAGAGAGATGACCACATCCTTGTTCATTGTAGCCTTGCAAATTTTTATTATTGTAGAGATGCAAACATTATTTCTCCATTCACCCCTTAGTATtagtataataattttttttttcatttctttactTTTTACTTCATCATAGATTAGGCCATGTGCATAATAATCGCAACATGAATCCCTATATGCTTTCTAGTTAGTTACTTATTTGGAAACTTTATCTAAACTTGTCACCATTGTTTCTAAGGTTGTGGTAAGGGATGCATGGTGTTGATGTTTTGAGGCCTTGAGTCTAGACACTAATTCAAAAATGGCTACTCTATTTTGTGCTAGACAACCTAATAAATCCTTCTGTATGTTTTAAGAGGGGTTTATTGGAGGAGTTAGAGTGTTTCCCATCTAAGGGATATTATTAGGGTTTTCTTGAACAAGGTTATTAGAAGTAAAATTTTGTTCAAGGGCATTGTTTTGAGCATTTGATATCAATTTTTTAAAatgaaacaaaaataataaaaaataatgaaaatacaatgaaattttaaataaaaacaacTAAAAGTGCACAAATGAATGCTGATTTGCCTTCGTGACATCATGGCGTGGTGGATTTGTTGATAAGACCAATAACACATGATTTTTGCTATTTTTTTTAGAAGGGTTAGAATGACTATCTTATCGAGCATGGGTTAGAATGACCCAATCAACCATTTTAAGAAAAAATTATAATCAAAATAAGTGACTGGGTTACGTTTATTTTAAAATCCCAATCATAGTTTTATTATAAGTTTAATGTGTAAAAGGTTTTAATCCTAAAACCCTATACGAGTTAAAGATTGGATTTTCTATTTCATAACGCATTCAAGTtatttgaaaaatcaaataacCCAAACATGTTACCTATGTTTTTGGGTGCTTTTAAAGTGATTGGCCACTTTTTTGTTCCTCCATCTTGGTGCACATATCCAAAAGATACAACTCAAAATGATTCTATCAGTGTTGTTGCTGAAACATCTTCTCTAAGATGTATCAATTAGGCAATCTATCATATTACTACCTATACTTGAGAAATAGCATTCCAGAACATTAAAACAAGTGATAAGAATCTTATATATGAGATTGATTATATTGCCAAGGCAAATCGTTGATTAGTTCCTTGCATGTTACTAGAGGCTAGTGGCACAAGACGATGGAGGATTTCCATCATCTCAAGTTAGTTTCTCACTTTGAAGCATGATGATTTTGTATGAGAATAATTTTTGTTCtttcctttttagattttgatagATTTGAAAAATACAtgtattaaagctatgagatttccacaatccattttgcatttctagtgtattttttctggattcgattgtgtgtatattttttttcatcaacgtttcgaatcacactccgtgattcatcatcaggatgaagagaattcccaagacatgaaagatgttgagatGCAGATTTGAGGCAGaatataaagaggagaggggtgggggaaggcacgagaaacaaggagagaggaaagagaaaaggaaaagaccacCTGAAGGGTGGGAGACCTAAAAAACTCCA contains:
- the LOC131063342 gene encoding disease resistance protein RPV1-like, yielding MGGSGKTTLAKALYNEKSSCIEKSSFVFDVRNAACKNELHDKQRQLLKDLGFKFNDQPFDSIEQGKVILSNYLRSLTVFIILDDVDHRDQLEVLLPGKNSLASGSLIIITTRDKELLKIWGISCIYEMKSMNKSQAQQLFCWHAFLQPSPLSGFEDLLEKFVSVSNGLPLSLKVLGGQLHGCSNKDLWEDALHKISRILPDDILNRLRVSYDALDKEEQQMFLDVACFFIGKNKMIAIAVWEGSGWSGLWGWERLVNKCLVEFVHENEIRMHDHLRELGRDIASTLSPHRLWSPNQVMLINKQEQIRGMILNVTTNDAHKFPNSVFNTSIWPGGLKIIRSPFFYGLKIFVVGENFGNNLHIAKLSRELAWLSCTRIAHRNLPSWMSLKNLRVLELYDCPEIVGLWKDGVEAPVRLRVLIVSSCPKLKEIPKCIGDLKNLKKISLSRGNLKSLPEEFCCLQSLEHLELQNCESLLSLPSCFGHLTNLRHLDLSGSVALKTLPNSCKQFTLLQHLDLQRCDQLTLQSDILENMTRLQYLNLNQCTQLEELPRHISNQASLSELHLEGTRLRELPINIGQLSKLRVMTICPNEGLFQMQSLPDSMGSLTLLERLTLENLGVQSLPKSLKQLTNLQTLKINNCPIGNLEFGRGPFTSLFGNLKEIELASTRVSKITIFDDCCPRLKILRLWDNNHLMEVDTLPTAVEEIWVDYCGLLRNISGIGGMVNLQYLMLIHCPELDTLPSFYKLSSLKVFRLQGDNKVETIQGLQHCTSLEMLTVEGKCWEVSGTKSWEHLQRLRRVQLVVKKISAILPCIQTIQKWPEEITISAKAVAGAGSLINSSAFSNLSDVHSFAKEEFIYNKEFICNLFNHSSDGIAMMLCLLIKCNSFKRLNIDQCQFSGEMEADLTGKDLQKLRSFAAMALRFLKWRFLGDNPEDTSREEEFLNFARLNGVLPPKPEAKDSHAE